AAACCATCTAACCCGACATATTCACCCATATTGATATTATTACCGCTAAAATGATCCGATTCAACAATACCCAAATCAAACGGGTCATAACTTGGTATCTGGTCCTCCAATCCCCAAAACTCGTTACTGAGTGAATCAGTACAAACTCGGACTGACTCAGGCTCCGCCTCGATAGGCGGAGGTAGTCCGAGTTCATCATCAGAAGCTTCTAGAAGATATCCTAACTCCGGCTGAGATTCGCCGGATTCCGACGAAACTCCGGCGGTCTCTGAAGCTGTAATTTCATTTTCGAAGCTCTTCATGAAGGAATCTAGATCGTGATTCGGAGTGCAAAACTCCGAATCGTATAAATCGTCTAAGAGATCTTCCCGGAGTCTTTTTACCTCCGGGGAATTGATCTGTAATTCTATTGAGTCGTCATATACGCGTTTTCTCGAAATCAATTGATTATCCATTTGTGATATgatatgaaataaaatgtaaaaatgcAAATTGTGCAAACAAAAATGGGAGATGAGTTTGAGGGAAAATAAATAACAGAAGGGTTATATAGTGGGCGGGACAAAGGTGGGGGAGAGTTGAGTAATAATGATGATGTAAGCATGTTAGTGGGACCCATTAGGACATGggtgtataatttatttttttaaaaaaaatactatttatttattttaagttgttgATATTTGTGTTGCAAGAAAATGAGATctctatttctattttttctattttcaaattgaataaaaaaaataatatttgtaatatGTAGAACTATGTGAAATTAAGTCTTAAGTTTAATTCATTCGTCAAGAGTTGGTCTAAATAGAGGATTGTCAAATCATATAAGGAGTCCATTTATTTCATTAACCATCGATGAGGGACTTCCGTCATTCTTTAATACTCCATCTCACGCCCAATATTTAACATCTGGTGTGGGTAATTTTAATTCGGGGGTACAACATCGGATGAAACTAGTCGTACTTtgatataatgtgaaattaggtaTAAAGCCTAACTTACACCTCAGAAGTTAGctcaaaagaaagaagaattgttCAAGTATTATAAGGAATTCACTCATTTCATTAATCTTCAATATAAGACTTTTATCATTCtttaacaaattcaaattaatattagCGTTTGTGTTTGGTGTTTGATTTGTTACGGACGTCTTATCTTGACATCAaatagaattaattattttttaaattattttaaatatttgaatttgagattaCTAATTAAGAATCGAAACGGAGCGGGAGGGTATTCTAAGTTTTATTGCTATGaccttcaattttatatttatattttattgcttGCTTAAACGTGTCCATGATGTGTTATTGTGTTTTTCTATAAGTATGGATTCtagaattttcttttacttttttttttcttcccaaAGTGGTGTGAATTTAATGATTAAAGTATTGTATGGGTTAAGTGGTTTTGATTTTCAGATTTGGAGTCCGAAGTAGGGCCTCACACAAGACAAGATATTGATTCAATTATTGTCTCTAGTTCGCGGAgacgaaattaaaattttaattttacagatttaaaatttaataataataattttaaaatattaataattatattttaaatttaatattaataatataatagaaaaaataatgtttaaataaaaattactaaatttatATGAATTTCTAACTTTGCTCCTGCTAATTTATTTCTGACGGCAAAATGCAAATAAAGGCAATTATTATAATTGACAACTCGAGAGAATGTCGTGTTCATTTTACTAGAATTTGTGATTacgatgaaaatattgaagaacGATTGAAATGTATGCTTTCatttgtaataaaattttattgatatttgatatgtaagtcaaattttatttaataaataaataagcataTTATTAATGAAGGCGAGAAAAGTTTATACGacgtttttattaatttaatgaaaatattaaacttttacCATCTATTATATTTGTGCTAAAGTGAAAACATTACTTTCCAAGCATTGTTCATTTGATTATTACCAACCATTTActatttcaaaaagggaaaaaaatcttcttttcttctttttggggTTATGGATGTTTTTGCTTTTGGTGCCTATTTGATTTGATGAGAACATTGTTGAGTGGTTGAGAGATTTGTCTATAGTTTGTGTTAAAAGTAAAAACATTATCTTctatcatattcgatatttcttatttaattgattCAGATTCTTATCACGtaattaaaaaagatattatattttctttaaaaagaaaaaaaatatatttttaagattaaacTCAAGACATTACTagttaatgatgaaaaaaaaaacttttcatctaTTCAAGTGTTTGATATTTATGCAAGTGTGTAATTACGTACATAAATAACAAGCATGGTATATAATTaatagttatatataaattagttcAAATACCATAATTATCGAAAAGTGTCTTTCGatggtaaaatatatatatctaatgcATTGGTAAATTGATATGTACCAACCATTAATGTCTTTATGGTAAAACTTTATGGTTAGTTAGGTTTTACGTATTTATCTTGAAGTTGATATCACATAAAGTTGATTGTTAATCATAATCcactatttaaaatatattctatAGTAAAGCTAAATATACCTTTCCTTAGTTGTACAACACCACATGTAATGAATTTCGTAAGTATATATTATGAAAAGAGTAGAATGTACAGATGTATAATTTATAATCTTATGAAAATAGAGAGattattattgaaaattctTGATATAGCTGCGACAAATTAAAATAGTTAtagaaatgataataaataaaagaatataattttccatttaaatgaaatgaaagaaaagttaTATACAAGATATTGATTCTAAGTACTTCAATTATATGATTCtttatgtttaatatttttttctaaataatagTGGAAAAAACAGAGAAATTtcgaaatataaaatatatattttgaagtgGTGGAGGAAATTATAGATTCAAGACAGCTAATAAATTCCTCTAGTATATTATTATGCTTTTTGGAAATAATGATAAGTTCCAAATATTAATAGGCGTGGAAGAACATAAAGGTACAGTCTTTTTCAACAGtttaaagacaaaaaaaatattataaactctttttagaaaaagaaaatataaaattgggAACTTTTGACAAATTGGATTTATACACTAGACATGTTCATAAATTCAAGTCGGTGcgtataaaaatatgaattatttttgaGACATAACATTCATATATATCGGTGAATTCCTTGAGTCGAGATTTatcgaaaaattattttactatttcataaaaatagaatttagatctgttcaatttatatattttaaatatcatttatgAGAATATATATATCGTGTGTTTTGACATTATTATTGTcgtatttatatatatgcatatgatTTATTCAAAGTTTGtcatttttaacattttatagAAAACGGTTAGTTTCTACATATTATTTATTCTAAAAGATTCGAATTTAACATTCTAATGCatcataaacaaaatattttgaatttatcaTCGATAAATATTAACCATCATAATATTTGGTGAAtctcaaaaataaagaaaacgaatttaacataaatatacaTTCACACGCAAAATCAAAGATATAATAAAAACGACAAGCTAACAAAACTCAATAACTAACTTTAATACAAATCTTGTATAcaaatcttatatatatatatataacttataaattaaaatgaacacaTCTAGGCCGGTGCATTATACTACTATATATTAGTAATAAATTTGTGCACGTTGTGTGGTGTAAATGTGTAGTGGTTAAGTAAATTGAAGAGACGAATTCACAAATTaaagtttataatatttattatttcaacttGTTATTTTATAACGAACTTCATTTCTAACCAAGAGACTAATTTATCACTAGattcttaataaatatttttatacatttaataATGTTTATTATAAATGTTAAGTTAACACGAAAGttattacaattaaaaatacACATTTCAAACCATAGATCCGCCTACTCACGAGAACGTGACAAATTCAATTTGTTCACCTATACATATTTAGCTAATTAAtgagttaattaaataatctatattaatttatttaatttaatggcCAACTAATTTCATTGTTATTGAAGAAGCAAATTTGTTTAAGTAATTGGCTGTTACTTGTTTGGTTTGTAAACGACATGAATCAGACtgcaattttaaaattattttaaaaaaataaaaacaaaaacatttttttcccTTAAAATATACAGTTAGATCTGATCTGGTTtcttgttttttaaattttaaataaaaatctcatTTCCTAtatttgtctatttattattaccGTATAAATTGGATCTTTATGTGACTTGTACAATTTATTGTTAGGTTGCTTATATAGTTAATGTATACTTAaatttagtaattaatttaatctatatattaaaaaagttaaGTAGGATGCTATAGTTTTGCCGTCTAAGTTAGGTGTTATGTCAAAGACGtacctatttattttattttttttaatttttctcgtTAGAGGATAAATATCACTCGCCGAAGAGAATATTTTCTaacaaagaaaatttcaaaatatcatatatatcgAGTTCATGATGGATTAGAGTTCAAATTACATTTAACAAAAGAAGATAATTTTGCATAAATTATATACTTATATCGTAaagaaattgttttaaaatttaataataagcagttctaaaaagaaattatttttagactaatattttgggagtaatttttttagaaaaaaaactaaaacattatttattttaaaataaagtaatttattgCTTTCGACGGTTCTTTATAGAATGACTGTCTATATTTGAGTAGTTgatgtttttataattaagatTAATAAAAGTTGGCTGACTAATGCActacaataaatataattattagtgatatttaatttttaattatcgttaatatataatttttagtaataattatcattttttatatatatttttaaagtctttagaaatattaattttaatgacaCTTGATTAATATCCATAAAAATTTTAGCAGTATTTATTAGTTTCATTTGATTGGCGTTAATGGCATGCAACTACACATCTTCATTTTGGGTAGATTTATTCAACTATTAATCTATTgcatttaacaattttatatatgtttgacCATAaagaaatattcattttttaagataacttcttattacatttaaaaatttatatctagtaataaaagttataaaattaacttaaaattgaatccaaatttaaaaaatagattataatttaaattctaaCTTTATCTTCAATTTCGATTTCAAATGTTTaccaagtttaaaaaaaaaaatagttatataaTAGTGCTAAAATGAAATGCAAGTTGCTTTGGTATTatttatgacaaaaaaaatacgTGCAGCACCGTTTGgacaaattgatttttcaagTGTCGGTTTGGACGTACAATTATATGCCTCATCTGTGTAGGTTAGTCgtctatattattaaaaaataattattatttttagttaaaatttaaaataaaattaataagttATGTACTTTTGCTCCCGTAATTAtccttttttaaatgtaaataagtttataaaatttcaaaaaactctttttaggaataaattagtaaaattatttttcttatttgttagtatatatttcttaaaagtggaaacaaatatttttttctcaattaatatgatacattttatttcttctttcgtataacaaaaaatgttatatatattattttttatttaataaacatTTAATGACACGATTAATATTTTACTTGTATTGAATTCCACTTATAAATCTACAAAGATGTACTACTTTTTTTAAGGATGTGAAAAAAAGTcacatttcataaattttgtatctaataaaattatatgatagTAAATTAAAACGACGAaagtataatattaaaaatgaagaaaatagcatcaattaattaattttttatttctaaaggaATCCATGAGTTTTGGTCAGAACCCACTAGACACGCCGGTCCACGTTCCATGTTTTCGATTAAAGTTTTCTTATTTGAAATTTGTAAATCGATCGAGTTAAGTTATGactcattaaaaatattagagtaaagtttaattaagaaaaatatattgagtAGGGTTGAACGAGATGTATGTCGAAATATTTTATAACGTTTCAAAATAATATCATGAAGTACCTAATTGTTTGTCCCGGACGAAATTCATTGCATGTCTTATTCGATTTGACCTAACATACttcatgaatattttaatttgtaataatattgaGTCACATTTCTctctcattttaataaaatataaaaattcattcaatttttttctgaGAAATTTGCCTAACGAGCATACACATCTTACGATTCTTCTCTTTTGATCTGTCTATGACGATCCACCTCTATCATAAACGTCACACCACTTGTCTTCTAGTCAAGTCCATTAATTATGCTTATTAAAAAGTGATTTCCTCAATGCTTCATACAGACGCTCAATGTATTGCCattgttaaaatttaattatcaaaagaCGTCCTTCGATAATCCTCATTGAATTATTAAAAtccttttataaaataatatatgtttaatttatttaccatATCTAACTTCATTAGACTTTCCTAAAAGGAATTTGAAATCATAGCAAATAAAGGTACTCTTATTGCTCAACGAAGgtaaaatttagaaaagaaaagttTGAATTGCAATGGCACCATATTATGGTTGTTGACAATAGTAATTGCATTTGCAACTACCTACTTTTTTATTATCATCcactaattttaatatttattttaaaatactaattaatttagAGTTGTATATAGTATAAGATTTTATTAAAGAGAGATCTGTTTTATCATATGtagtttttgtttcttttttacttttttgacctaaattttaattaaaaataaaaatttatctttattaaaTTAGAACTTTTGGTGGTGCTATTCTAATTACAATTACCCATTTTTGACAAGTGACAATTATTTAAGTTTCCACctcttaattttctcttttcttctttttcctttctcttttccccctttttctttatcttttttttttatttcctttaatcTTTTATCCCTTAATAAGTTTTCTTGGATTTCCATGTGATGAAACTAGCAAAGCATAAACTCAATTCctaaaattctatttttaaatttataattaatataagtcCATTTGAGATACAGATCAATTGACCTTATGATTGTGcaattcatatttaaaattttaatactcctacaaaaatacaataataatttcaatatagtccatataaaatggaaaaaatagaTATATGCTCGTCTTTTATCTATGTCTTTTTATGCACGATTACGATAACGATAgatttttgattcattttttacattcacaaaaatacaataatatatttaatataatctcATGAGTTTGATCCAGATAGAATAAAATACACATATCTTATTCCTACTTTATGTAACATagagaaattatttataaaaaactcTTGACtcaaatgcaaaaaattaaaataacgaAGAAATACTAGTGAAAAAACATAGTCattattaataaagaaattaagcaGTAAAACCATTCAGAAAAAGACTAGTAAAttatataacaaacaaaaatatcgtgataatcaaaataaaatgaataatatatagtAACTAATAGTAAAAGTAAGATATTACGATAAATACGACACTTTTAGATCACACTAGCTAAATTTAATCTCATAAAAAAGCAAGTTAACACATAATACTTTAATAACCTCCTGCTCTAATCGCGATGATCGTACCTTTCTATCTAAGATATAAATCTATTCCACAAAAATATCAGTTCAATTAtttatgattgaaatttaaaagaTTCTAGGGTAGATATTTTTAAGTTATGTCTTGGTCAAAAGATTATTGAGATCCTTCTTGTACTCATCTGACAGATCCAATAGTAATatgaatttcaattatttttcctaattattttattttttgaaaaaaaaaatattctgtCTCCTTGACTTTTTTGGTCCTCAAATTCTCATGTTGTGCTTTTAATTTAAGGACACATAATATAATTTGGTTACACTATTGTCTATTAAGTACTAAgaaataattaacttatattaactaaaatattttattttgtagtgAATAAACCAAAGCCTAATGTTAGGTGTCAATATAATTATTGGGGTGTGGATGTCTCGTATTTGGTGGATACAATTAAATGATAGAACGAAAATACGCCGCagttgataattataatttattcgAGAAATTTAGGTGATAAAATGAATTGTTTTAACGTGTAGTATTtactaaaactaattaaattaaaaaatattgcttCAATCGGATATTTGAGATAAAAGTTATGACCGTTTGTTTGAAGTTTCTCAAATTTGATGAGTTATACTTTTTAATTTGGTGAAACTTCAAGTGATCATTACTTTTGCCTAGAATATTCGTTTGAGGcgattttttttcaatctgattattttttgagatttaCGTGGTAAACTCAATtcctttatttaatttgttttttttaatcttattataattttacttatatatggtCACACAAAGATGAAAGTAAAACTATAAACCCTATCCAGTGTGTGGTGTTTGTTCACGTAGATCTCGAAAAAGCAACCAAATTGAAAAAAACGCCTCAATCGATTATCCGAGGCAAAAGTTATGACCCTTTAAAGTTTATTCTTTTGAGTTACACTCTTTAATTTGGTGAAATTTCAAATGATCGTAACTTTTGTCTCGAGTGACTGattgagataatttttttgagttcAATTATTCTTTCGAGATTTTCAATTATACATCACCTTCTTTTAAACACCATAtccatgtttaaaaaaaaatgtatatttcaattctattaaattattttatttcattattctccattttctaaatctaagaaccCATAATTTGATGAATCTTTCACTAACAatcttttttcttgaattgatacgaagaaaaataataaactatatTCATTTGTATAGTCTATTTATCATGTTGGGTATGGAAATTATTATTCTAGAAATTGTTAATTCTTGACTTTTCATGTACTCCAGAAGGCTTCCTTAATTTGTGTCAATTAGGAAATTGCCTTTTTATTTGATTGGTTTTCCAATTTAGTAtaagtcaaattaaatttaaatgtgtCCAAAAATTTTGATGGgttaatcaattttttgatgaaaaggACTCCCCGCCTcttttaatcaaaaataaaaaaatatttatcactttATCGTAATTTTTGTCGGTGAAATTGCTTAGCTCAGATTCTTTTTCTAGTgttctctatttttattttttattttcccatTTCTTCCTTGGCCCCTActactattaaaataaataaaaataaaagaagctGCCTCTCTTTTATTTAGGTGGGCCAGGTTGATGTTGTGGATCACTGTGCCAACTGCCCCtcactttttattaaaaaaattataatctttgggaaaaatataaaattggtGTTGTgtgtgaaaataattttttttttaaaaaaataaatttgttaaaaatgaagaaataattttgtaataattaaaaaaagttcataaatgatattttaaatttattgtatttatcataaataattcaGCTACATGAAATGATTGAGAGCCCATTCACTCTATACTCTTATCTCTATAAGATTTTTGTTAGATTAGGTATCTTgaattatcttcttcttttttttatttttttttatataaataatcgATATTTCATATCGCGATAATAGAGATTCGCATGATATAGAAcctattgaaagaaaaaatattttctaataagcTATTTGCTTAGATAATCAtagtgaataaatatttttccgtgtatcttaattaatttgatagtttttttttaaaatatccttaTTACGAATTTCAAGTAATCTTATTTATCAAAAGCTCGTAGATAAGAAGAGATcacttgataaaatatttatattgatactcaattaaattatttacaCATATAATAAACTATTATATCACTATCCTTAAAATATGATTCCTTTGtgatttattatatatgaaatattttatatatcgaaataagtttttatattccacccaaaaataaaataaattggatGCACTTATTTTCTGGTGAATCATGCCAGATACCCACTTTTTTCAGACATTTCTaggtcaaaaataatttatgcgcacccattaaagaaaattaaaaagaatagaaTACAGTACCAAAACTACTAATCATGTCACCcacttaatattattttaaaaaattagttatatACTTAATACTATGAAGCACTCAAGTACATAGTTTGTGGATACATAAAACAAGATGCTccatttaattttagaaaagatatatttataatatcgaattataaataatgattaaaaagcATTATAAGTTTCTCCGAAATGAAAGTAAATATGCGATACTCACGACTTACATCATCAATTTATGaggattttctcaaaaatagataaacttatgtatatattttactGTCTAGATATCCTTTAATATATGTAACAGATTTTTCTCTATAGTAAATCttaacatcatattaatatgagaaATTGTCTTTAAATTCTTCGGACActcataataatatatttgtatgttatatggtatggttaatttaaaactaagaaaaaaaattaatgactagtgaattaatttcaatatcttTTGTACCAAATATACCCTTAAATCAATCTACTTTATTAAAACCTCACCATATCATGTCACACACTTTtcttgttattaaaaaaaaataaaaaaattggcaGTGGATGAAAGTAGAAATGATGGATTGGAGCACATAATTAGTGGCCTAATGGGAATTTTAAAATTAGGATACCTGTTTTACTCatgtctatttatttaatattattaatcaaCAAAACAAGGGGTTccataaatgaataaataaaaaataataataattcgaTGGGTCAGTATTGTCCACCATTCATTTGGTCAtagtctttttatttattcagatAAGGTTTCGAGatgataaaatcaattcataaaattataatttatttaattaatttagatttgaacaggttaaagttttttatttttattaatttgatgtattttgatcaatttaatttaatctacgaaaaactttatttaaatatttttttatttacttgatatgttatatatagtCTTTGAATTagatactaaaataaattataataaccaaataaagaatttaaaactttaataaaaattaacggATCAAAATCGTTAACTCAATTATTTGAGGCCCCTAAAATTCTTGTACAACATTTTTAGGTTATGGATTTGATTTGACGTAGGAATTGTCCTTTTGCCTCattgatgaatatttaaatatatatcttgcaatatctttttaaaatattcacaaGAATTTGGCCACCTAGAATAATCAACATCATGAacaattgtattaaaattttgtgtaGATGATAAGAACaattttgactaatttaatACTTATAGATTCGTTAATGAACAaccaagaaattaaaaaaaaaaataatgtaggAGGACAAAGATGGTGTTCATGTGTGACCACCTCAATACGTTGGCTAGTTTATAATTTTGTAGGCTATCAGAAATTTCGATTTTAAAGTTGAAAGATctaatttttaataagaaaattttttaatCTCTGTTGTTGATTTACAAACAAAAATTCATATCGATTGAGTGaataaagtttgaaatattttggattagcaaatgaaaaatatataacttaattttgagaaaatatatcAGTACTCCTTCAATCTATGctcgaaattccagagacacacttaacTATATTAAGATTCTATTGACCCccgaatttattttataagtaattttctaccctttttcaGCCTGCATGACACtagtttgagaaaaaaaaagtcaaccaacgtTGGACTCACaaaatagtgccacgtaggccgaaagggaaagaaaattattaataaaataagttcaggaggtaatagaaccttaatatagtataactGTATATCTGAAATTTCAGACATAGGTTGAGATGGTATTTGTGCgctctttaatttttgttctatattgaatttcaaactttaatttTGTGAAAGTCCACAATTAATttgtcaattttatttatttttttaaaaaagaagtgaGTCAACTTTATCTAGCCAAGGAGtgtttaacaaatatatatgtattgtatCAAAATCTTGAACAAACTAGTATATCTAGATAAGATCAACActatattatctatttttaaatctcctaattatttttttcttgttaaaaatttaaagtagcTAATATTCCTTATATAGTATTTATTTTAGTCAAAGTTAAACAACCTTCCATCATAGAATTTTCCTCATTTTGTAGCTAACATAATTTTCCTCATTATGTTATCGTAAGTGTTTGTTTTTGACATTTCTAGATTTAGAtaccaaaaaatattaaaaagtcaaattcataaaaattatattttgattttgtatgtgaactagtaatagtaataatagaatcgAAGGTGAGGGCGGTCGGCGGTGTGAATAGAGGCTACAAGGGTGAAGGTaaaaaaaatgaggtgaatcgaaatgaaaaaaatacaattaacgAGAAATgtcatttgaaaattgtattctTTACGTCCATCGAAAAAGTTATAGGGCtacttttataaattaaaagactAAGAGGACGATCTTATAATATTCCAAAACTTAAAAGAGTTCACATAGAAGAAGCAATTATACGTAGTACGTACTATACGATTTGACCCCTCAAtaatgttttgtttttctttgtctCCAACTcgatattcaatattattttgaaattcgaTAAATTCAAATTAGTTTTCGTAAAGCTAATTCGAGAAGaataaattattatcaaaatttaataattgtaaaatttaaacttaaaatatcttaacaaaataaaaaaatcttatttatctGACTATATAACCCTCGAATAGAAACCTCAATCATATTGTATAAACATAATGAATGCgcaataaactaaaataatgttATCCCTTTCGAGTTACAATATTCCAAAAGATTATAATCTAAAAAGTAATCATGTATATGTTTGTAACTTGTGAGAAAATATTCCAATTCCTTTAAATAGATGGGACAATTATTTAAGTCCAATCTTTATCTTTATCTTCAACATGATagaataattcaaaaattattttaaaaaaataaaaaagccaTCAAATAACTTCAACAATGTGACTTCccattttaaacattttttattcGTTTTTTCATAATTGTTTTTAGTGAGGTAGACATGTGAATAGTACAAGACGTGACATTAATGGATATgccaataattctttttttataataatcgTTGAgaactttttaatatataaaattaattatgtaagttttttagagaaaaaattTACACAAAAAGTATGTGTATATTAATGGTTGTTTTGAGGTGGAAATTGAAATTATACGAGCAAAGTTTTAAGAAAACAAACtacatgattattttttaaaaaatatatatttatcattaagtTGAATTGATttgtaaaaagtattttaaatttttattttgctttgTTTTCTAGtaactcaaaaattaaaaaatattgtatatatttaaatatgataGGATGGTGACAATTTTGCTTAGTGGGCCattttttgtctctttttttttacaagtacaaaaatacaaaatacaatagaATCACGCAATTTCTTGGaaaagatttttcaattttttccaaaacaaaACCCATTCCTTATTCCACTT
This DNA window, taken from Solanum lycopersicum chromosome 5, SLM_r2.1, encodes the following:
- the LOC101257561 gene encoding uncharacterized protein, whose translation is MDNQLISRKRVYDDSIELQINSPEVKRLREDLLDDLYDSEFCTPNHDLDSFMKSFENEITASETAGVSSESGESQPELGYLLEASDDELGLPPPIEAEPESVRVCTDSLSNEFWGLEDQIPSYDPFDLGIVESDHFSGNNINMGEYVGLDGLFDHSDIGYGSGDFLWRPETLPAQ